From Nocardia sp. NBC_00416:
GTCCTCCCTGGACCGCGACAACTGATCCGAGTGAGATGGCAGCACAATGCCGGGCCGGAGCTTCTTCCTTGTCGACCTCCGCACGCGGTCAGGACGCGATACGCGGACGTGGATTCAGGCTTTCGAAGGCCCGCTCCGAGCTCTGCGCACCGTACCCGGCCGCGATCTGCCGGTCCACGAGATCGCGGACCGGGCCGACGATATCGAGATCGACCCCGGCGTCCCGGCTGGCCGACACGATGGCGTCCAGCGCGGCCTTGGTGAATGTCAGCGGCTGCAACACCTGCGAGTAGTCGCCCGTATCGATCTGCGCCCCGGCCGCGGGCAACGACGGGAGCAACGCCGCGAGCCAGGAGGCGGCGCGATTGCCGAACTCCTCAGCGGACATGCCGATCTCGCGAACCATGGCCGCACCGTGGTAATAGCCCGCGAACATCACGTACATGCCGGAGAGCAGAGCGAAATCGACCAGCGACGCCCGACCGGCGTCGGCGCCGAAATACTCGGCGGTACCAAGTGATTCGAGCACGTCGCGGAATGTGTCGAAGACATCGGACGATCCGCTGTAGAGCAGCGCCGAGCCGGGCCGACCGATCATCTCGGGAGTGGCCATGATGCCGCCGTCGAGAAAGGGGATGCCGTTCGCGGCCGCCCAGGTAGCCAGTTCCCGGGCGCCGGCCGGTTCGGTGCTCGTGAGATTCACCAGGGGGCGCCCGGCCAGGAGCCCGGCAACGGGGTCGAGAACCTCGTGCACCGATCCGTGATCGAACAGGCACCCGACGACGAGATCACTCGCCCGCACCGCCTCCGCCGCCGTCGCGACGCTCGTCGCGCCGCGGGCGATGAGATCGGCGTCCTTCCCCGGACTGCGGTTCCATACGGTGGTCGGGTGTCCGGCCGCGACGAACGCCGCGGCCAGGGCTCGGCCCATCGCGCCCAGGCCGAGCACGGTCACCGTCGTCTGCGTAGAACTCGTCACTGCCTGCACTCCTGTATGGCTCAAAAATCGCTCGGGTGGTGTGGGGCGCGCCGGTAACGATTCTCGAGGGCCGCGACCGCGACGACAAGTACCCACTAATTAGTGGGCTACTTACATATCGGTAAGCATCGAGAGCCGCTGACCGTCCGACCGCGCCACCCGCCCGACACCGCGAACTCGGTGCGGACCGCGAGCGGTGGGTGGTCGAGTATCGCCTGCGGCGCGGCGCACTACCGGTCGCAGGCCGCACAGAATTCGATTCCGCTCCGCCGTCGCAGCTTTCGGATGACGGGCGGTGCCGCCCTCTCGGACCAGGCACGATCTCGAGTAACCACCGCGGCGGGCTCGACGATGCCTGTGATATCCGTAACGACCACAAGGACGCGACGGTTCGACGATGGAGGGGCTCGATGAAACCGCAGTACATATATCGGTGGGTCAACAATCACGGGGTGGTTCGCCTGTTCGAGAAGGCACTGCTGCGTCGTGGCGATCTGTTCGCGCGATTGAACGGCAGCTCGGAGGGAATCGAGAACCCCTACGCTCTCATCGAGCAGATGCGGGGGGACGGTGGGTTGCGCCGGACCCTTCCGGTGTGGACCGCATTCGATCACGACCTGGTACGAGAAATACTGCGCGACAACCGTTTCGGCACCGGCATGCCGACCGTTCTCGGTGTGCCGCGGCCGCTGCGGCGGATACTGGACCGCCGGCCCCTCCCGCCGAATCCGGTGGATCCGCCGTCGATGCTGGTGATCGACCAGCCCGAGCACACCCGGATGCGCAAACCGATCGCCGCGGCCTTCACCCCGCGGGCCGTCGCCCGGCTGCGCGACCGGATCGAGACGGTCACCGACGAACTGCTCGCGGCACTCCCCGACGACGGGCCCACCGATCTGGTGGCGCGGTACGCGGCGCAGGTCCCCATCGCCATCATCTCCGAAATGCTCGGATTCCCGGACTCCGACCGCGAGATGTTCCTGCGCTGGGGCGACGACATCAGTCCGTTGCTGGATATCGGGATCTCCTGGCGGACGCATCAGCAGGCGATGGAATCTTCGGAGCGGGTGTACCGGTATCTGGTCGAGCACGTCGAGCGCCTGCGCGCCGAACCCGGTGACGATATCCTCAGCAGCCTGGTCGCCGCGGGCGATCTGTCCACCTACGAACTGTGCGCGTCGGCGACCCTGCTCATGGCCGCGGGCTTCGAAACGACGGTGAACCTAATCGGGAAGGGCATCGTCTGGCTGCTCCGCCATCCCGGCCAGCTGGACCGGTTGCGCGCGGAGCCCGAACTCTGGCCCAACGCGGTGGAGGAGATCCTCCGGATCGATCCGCCGGTGCAATCGACCGCGCGCACCACCCGCACCACGGTGGAGATCGGCGGGACGCGGTTGCGCAAAGGATCGATCGTGGTGCTGTCACTGGCGGGCGCGAACCGCGACTCCGCCGTTTTCACCGACCCGGCCCGCTTCGATATCACCCGGGACAATGCCAAGAACCATCTCTCCTTCAGCAGTGGAATCCATGTGTGCCTGGGCGCCGGACTGGCCCGGATGGAAGCGGCACACGCCCTGCGCGCACTGTTCGAGACTTTTCCGGACCTGCGGTTGACCGATCCGCCCACCCGGCGGCCGCTGTTCACCCTGCACGGTTACGAGCACCTCCCCGCGCACACCGGACCGCGCGTCCGCAGCCACCTGACCGCCGGCTGAGGGAGGACCCGTTCGAGCGGTCCGCGCGCAACTCCCACGGTCGGCTCGTCCGCGGCGGCGCGGGGCTGCGGTCGCCCGCGCAGTACGCGTTCGCTTCCTGCCCGATGGTGGAACCGCGCGCCGACCGGCGGCGGTGAAGACCGCCGGGCCGGCCGGACCGGGTGGGGTTCGCGACCCCACCCGGTAACCGGTCAGCTCTCGACGACGGTGACCTCTTCGGGGACCTCGCCCACCTGTTCGCCGGCGGCGACGAACCAGTGGGTGACCTCGCCGGACTCGATATCGCCGGCCGGATCGTCTCCGGTCGGCAGCACCGAGAGCGCGCCCGCGGTGACGGCGACGAGGAATTCGTCCACCGCCGCGGAGCCCGACGACGCGGTCGTGAACGTGGTCGACTCGTAGTCGATCTCGTTCGTTTCGCGCAGCCGGGCCGCCCGGTCGAGGGCCTCGGTCTGCGTGAGGATCCGGGCCTCGGTGGCGGTGACCACCACGAAGGCCGGATGGTCCTCACCCAGCGGCCGGGTCCGGTCGGCGTAGGACACCGGGTGCGTGGCGGCCTCGGTCAGTTCCGCGGCGATATCGTCGGCATCCGGGTTCAGCCAGGGCAACGAACCGGAGGCCGTATCGCCCAGCACCAGATCGGCGTTCGCGGCGGCGACCCGGTCGGCCGACAGGTCCGCGGCGAAGACCAGTGCGGCACCGGACTTCTGGACCGCCCACGCCGCGACCGTCGCGTCCACCGACCGTGCCGTGGTGACCGCCACGGTATTACCGGGTCCGATATCGCGGGCGATCAGCAACCGGGCCAACTGCGAGGACCGGCGGTCCAGGCTCTGGAAGGCGATCTCGTCGTCACCCACCAGCAGCGCGGGTGCGGCCGGATCTTCCTCGACCACTTCGGCCAGCGCCTTGGCGACGGTACGGGCCCCGACCCAGCCGGCCGGTTCGGCCGCGGGCGCGGCCTTGGACTCGGTCACCAGCCGCGCACGCTCGGCCGCGTCGAGGATATCGATATCGCCGACCGGGGTGTCGGTGTCCGCGGCCAGCGCCTCCAGGACCCGTTGGAACCGGGCGGCCAGTGTTTCGGTTTCCGCCTCGGTGAACCGGTCCCCGGCGTACTCGAGGGAGAAGCCGAGCTGTTCCTCATCGGTGACCATGACCGTGATCGGGTAGTTCGTGCCGCCGTGGAAGTCCAGGCCGACCACCGACATCCCGTCGATCGAACTCACCCGTTCGATGGACTCGCGGTCCACCGGATAGGACTCGAAGACGAGCAGTGTGTCGAACTGGGCTCCCGCCCCGGCCGCACGCTGGATCTCGGGCAGGCCGATGTGGTGGTGATCCAGCAGCGCCGCCTGTTCCTGTTGCACCCGGGTGAGCAGGTCGGCGACCGTGGCCCGGTCGTCGATCCGAACCCGGACCGGCAGCGTGTTGATGAACAGACCGACCATCGACTCCACCCCGGCCAGATCGGCCGGGCGGCCGGAGACGGTGGCGCCGAAGACGACCTCGTCACGACCGGTGAGCCGGCCCAGCAGCACGGCCCACGCGGACTGCGCCAGAGTGTTGACGGTGACCCCGAGCGCGGCCGCCCGGTCCCGGATCCGCCGGGACAGGTCCGCGTCCAGCGTCGTGTGCACCTTGCCGTCCGGAACCTTGTTCGCGGACTGCTGCGGCGCGAGCAGGGTCGGTTCGTCGACCCCGGTCAGCGCGTCGGTCCACACCCGCACCGAATCGGATCGGTCGTGCTCGGCGAGCCAGCCCAGGAAATCCCGGTACGGGGCCACCGGCGGCAGCTGCGCCGGATCGCCGTGCAGGGCGTACAGCATCAACAGATCACGCATGACCAGCGGCAGCGACCAGCCGTCGATCAGGATGTGATGCGAATCGACGACCAGGAACGCCCGCTCGGCTTCGGTGCGCACCAGGGCGAACCGGATCAGGGGCGCCACCGCCATATCGAAGTTGTCGGCCCGGTCCGCGGCCAGCCACCGCTGCAGCGCGGCGGCCCGATCGGCCTCGGGAACGGTACGCAGATCCACTTCGCGCCAGGGCAACTCGACCCGATCCGAGACCACCTGGACCGCCCGGCCCACCGAATCGGCGGTGAAGGCGACCCGCAGGTTCGGATACCGATCGAGCAGCGCCTGCCCGGCCGACCGCAGTCGTCCGGCGTCGACCTCGCCGCCGAGTTCGATGATCGCCTGCTGGACGTAGATATCCGCGGCGCCGGCCGAGAGCTGGGCCAGGAACAGCAGACCGGACTGCAGCGGGGTCAGCGGCCAGACCTCCGACACCGCCGGGTAGTCCTGCTCCCAGCGGTCGATATCGGTCTGTTCGACCTCGAGCAGTGCGAGATCGGACGGGGTCAGCCCGCCGGCGTCCGTCCGGTCGGCGTGACCGGCGAGGCCGGTGAGCGCCGCCAGCCACAGATCGGCCAGATCCTGGACCTTCTGCCGGGAGAGCAGACCGGTCGGGAACGCGAACGACGCGGTGAACCGCCCGGTTTCGGACCGGACCGCCTCGATCGCGATCACCGCGCGCGCGGGCAGTCGCGGCGCACTCCAGGTGACCGGTTCGGCGAACCCGTCCACCGGACGCCACTGCGGCTCCACGTCGGCCGTTCGGCGGTCGATCACCCGCAGGGAGACCGGCGCGGGCCCGGGGCCGGCGTAGCCGATCCCATGCCCGGGCACCGCCCGGACCTGCTCCTTCACGGCCTTGATCACCTCGCCGGTGGCCGCGCCACCGGTGAAGGCCGCCGCCGGATCGGTGCCGGACAGGTCCACCCGGACGGGATGGGAACCGGCGAACCAGCCGACCGTCGCGTCCAGATCGGCCCCGGCCAGGGCGTGTGCGCCGCGGCCGGTGTCCACCAGGTCGATCGACATGACCGACGCCGAGTTCCACCGTGTCACGGCCAGCGCCAGGGCCGACAACAGCGCGTCGGCCGGGTCGGCGCGGTACAGGCCCGGGATGCGGTCGAGGACCGCGGCGGTGATCTCGTCGGGTATCGCGACGCGTACCTGGTCGACCGTGGACGCGGTGTCCACGCCCGGCTCGAAATCCCGCTCCAGCGGCAGCACGGACGAAGACCCGGTGTGGTCTTCCTTCCAGTACGGCTCGTCGGCGCGGGCCAGCGTCTCGGCGGCCAGCGCGTGCGCCCAGGCCCGCAGCGAAGTTCCGGTCCGCGGCAGGCTGATCTGCCGACCCTCGGCCGCGGCGGTCGCCGCGCTCGCCAGATCGCGGGCCAGGATCCGCCAGGACCGTTCGTCGATCACGACCCGGTGTGCCAGCGCCAGCAGCACATCGGCGCCGGCGGTGCCGCTTGTGCCCGCTGCACCGGCGGTGCCGCTTGTGCCCGCTGCACCGGCGGTATCGCCCGTGCCAGCTGCGCCGGTGGTATCGCCCGCGTCCGCAACGTCGGCGGCCACGAACCGGACGAACTGCGCCACGATGCCCTGTTCCGGATCGAGACGCTCACGCGCCGCGTCGGATTCGGCGGCGATGATCCGCGACCGTTCGACCGCGCTCAGCCCCGCCGGCAGCACCACCCGGTGCAGCACCGCGGCCGCGTCCACCGTGCCCGGTTCGGCGACCTCCACCCGGTGACCGTCCGCGCCCGGCCGCACCCGCAGCCGGAGCGCGTCGTGCTGGTCGAGAACCGCCGCTACGGCAGCGGTCACCGCGGCGTCGTCGATACCGGCCGGCAGCTCCCAGGCCAGGGCCTGGGCGAAACCGGAATGGTCGGCTCCGTGGGCCAGCAGCCGGGCGATATTCGCCGGCACCGGAAGCTCACCGACCCCGCCGCCGGGCAGTTCCGGCAGCCGTCGCGATTCGGCGGTGTCCAGTACCGCGATCTCGGCGAGACCGGCGATCGTGCGCTGCTCGAATACATCCCGAGCCCGCAGCAGCACGCCGCGCAACTTCGCCCGCGAGACGAGCTGGATCGACAGGATGCTGTTACCGCCGACGGCGAAGAAATCGTCGTCCACGCCGAGTTCGTCGGTACCCAGCACGTCGGCGAAGACCTCGGCCAGGATCTGTTCGGTCCGGTTCGACGGCGCCCGGTAGGCGGTCGTCGCGAATTCCGGATCCGGCAGCGCCCGGCGGTCGAGCTTGCCGTTGATGTTGCGCGGCAACGCGTCCAGTTCCATGAAGACCGTCGGCACCATGTACGACGGCAATTGGGCCGCCAGCGCCGACTTCAGCTCGGCGAGGTCGAGCCCTCCGTCGATGGACACGACGTAGGCGACCAACGAATCACCCAGCCGTTCATGCGATTTCGCGATCACCGCGGCCTGCGCGATCGACGGCTGAGCCAGCAGCGCGGCCTCGATCTCGCCCAGTTCGATCCGGAAACCGCGGATCTTCACCTGGAAGTCGGTGCGACCCCGGTATTCCAGTTCGCCCCGGCTGTTCCACACCGCCAGGTCGCCGGTGCGGTACATCCGGGCGCCCGGGGTGAACGGATCGGCGACGAATCGGTCCGCGGTCAGGTCCGCGCGCCCGAAGTAGCCGCGGGCCAGCTGGGCACCGGCCAGGTACAGCTCACCGGGCACACCGTCGGGTACCGGTCGCAACCGCTGGTCCAGCACGTAGACCCGGCTGTTCCACTCGGGCGCGCCGATGGGCACCGACAGTGTGTCGGCGGCGTCCACTTCGTGCGCGGTGATCGACACCGCGGCCTCGGTGGGGCCGTACAGGTTGAACAGGCGGGCGTCGCTCGCCGTCCGGAATCGCTGCGCCGTCGCGGCGGGCAGCGCCTCACCGATGGCCAGGACGCGCCGCAGGCTCTCGGCCGGCACACCGTCGGAGGCGGTGAGCAGGGCGTCGAGCATCGACGGCACCACGTGCAGGGTGGTCACCCGCTCGTCGCGCAGCAGCCCGTTGAGGTACTCCGGATCCTGGTGACCGTCCGGGGTCGCGATGACCAACCGGCCACCCGACACCGCCGCCGACCAGAACTCCCAGACGGAGAGGTCGAAGGTCGCCGCGGTCTTCAGCAGTACCGCGTCGTCCGCGCCGAGACCGAATTCGGCGGTCTTCCAGAGCAACTGGTTGACGATCGCGGCATGGGGCACCGCCACGCCCTTCGGGCGCCCGGTGGAACCGGACGTGAAGATCACGTAGGCGGTGTGCCGCGGACGCAGCGGCGTGATCCGTTCTTCCGCGCGCACCGGGGTGGCGGCCAGGCTGTCCAGCTCGAGTTCGTCCAGCAGGACCACCGGTGCGCTCTCGGTCCGGAACCCGGTCTCGGACACGGTCAGCACGCAGACCGGTGCGGCGGTATCCAGGATGTAGGCCGTCCGTTCGGCGGACTGATCCGGATCCACCGGCACGTAGGCGCCGCCGGCCTTGGCGACCGCGTACATGGCGACCACCAGATCCACCGAGCGCCGCAGCGCCAGCGCCACCCGGTCCTCGGGTCCCACGCCGAGGCCGATCAGGTGCCGGGCCAGCCGGTTCACCCGGGCGTCCAGTTCGGCGTAGCCGATCCGGGCGCCGTCGGGGCCGACCAGCGCGACCGCGCCGGGGTCGGCCGCCACTGTCCGGTCGAGCAGGTCGACCAGGGTGGCGGTGGTGTCGACCGGATGCTCGGTCGCGTTCCGGCCGGACACCAGTTCGGTCCGTTCGGTAGCGGACAGAACCTCCAGTTCGCCCACCGCGGTATCCGGGGTGGCGAGCACGGCGCCGAGGAGCCGGACGAACCGGTCGACGAAGCCCTGGGCGGTGTCGTGATCGAATAGATCGGTGGCGTAGGTCAGATAGCCGCCGATACCGGTGGCCGCACCGGACTCGTCGTAGCCGTCGGCCACGATGAGGTGCAGGTCGAACTGCGAGATCTCCCAGTCCACCGTCAGTTCGGAGATGGCCAGACCCGCGAGTTCGAACTCCGACCGGGACAGGTTCTGGAACGACAGACCCACCTGGAACAGCGGATGCCGCGCCGTGGAACGTTCCGGATTCAGGATTTCCACGAGCCGTTCGAACGGGACGTCCGCGTTCGCGTACGCCTGGATGTCGATCTCGCGCTGCCGGGCCAGCAGATCGGTGAAGGCCTCACCGGAATCCACCTGGGTGCGGAACACCAGAGTGTTGACGAACATACCGATCAGATCGTCGAGGGCGGCCTCACCACGACCCGCGATCGGGGTGCCGATCGCGATATCCGGGGTCCCGGACAGCCGCGACAGCAGCACCGCGAACGCGGTGTGCACGACCATGAACAGCGTCGCGCCCTGTTCGTTCGCGAACTGCACCAGCGCCCGATGGGTTTCGGCGTCGATCCGCACCTGCGCCTGGCCGCCCGTGTAGGACTGCACCGCGGGCCGCGGGCGGTCGGCGGGCAGGTCCAGCTGGTCGGGCAGTTCCGCCAGCGCCTGCTGCCAGTAGGCGATCTGCTTGTGCGACAGCGAATCCGGATCCGATTCCACGCCCAGCAGCTCGCGCTGCCAGATGCTGTAGTCGGCGTACTGCACCGGCAGCGGCTGCCAGTCCGGTGCGGTGTCCATGATCCGGGCGGCGTAGGCCAGCATCAGGTCACGGGTCAGCGGGCCCGCCGACGAACCGTCGCCGGAGATGTGATGGACCACCATCGCCAGTACGTATTCGTCGGTGGTCCCGGCGATATCGAACAGCGCGACCCGCAACGGCACCGTGGTGGTGACGTCGAACGAGGTCGACAGCACCTCGGTGACCGCCGCGGTGATGTCGTCGGTGGCCACGGTCCTGGTCTCCAGGTCGACCGGGGTGCCCGCCGGCAGGATCACCTGGACGGGACCGGAATCGGTCTCCGGGTAGATGGTGCGCAGGACCTCGTGCCGAGCGGTGAGATCACCGAGCGCGGCCCGGAACGCGGCGGCGTCCATCCGGCCGGTCAGCCGGACGGCCACCGGCACGTTGTACGCCGCGGAGTTGGTGTCGAACCGGTTCAGGAACCACATCCGCTGCTGCGCCAGCGACAGCGGGATCCGCGCGGGACGCGGCTGGGGAACCAGCGCGACCCGGCCGGGGCCGGACTCCGCTTCCACCCGGGCCGCGAGTTCGGCCACCGTCGACGCCTCGAACAGCGCGCGCACCGGAACGCTGGTGTCCAGTGCCGCACCCAGCCGGGCGACGACCTGAGTCGCGATCAGCGAGTTGCCGCCGAGACCGAAGAAGTCGTCGTCACGGCCGACCCGTCGCGTGCCGGACAGGCCCAGCGCCTCGGCGAACACCCCGGCCACGATCTCCTCCACCGGAGTGGCGGGCGCCCGGAACTCCACGGCCTCCAGGACCGGTTCGGGAAGCGCGCGGCGATCGAGTTTGCCGACCGGGGTCAGCGGGATCTCGTCGAGCACCATGATCGCGCTCGGCACCATGTACTCCGGCAGCGCACGGCCCAATTCGTCGGTCAGCGCGGCGGTATCGACCACCGCACCGTCGACCGGCAGCACATAGGACACCAGGATCGTCGACCCGGAACCGGCCTCCCGGCCGATGGTCACGGCGAAGTCGATATTCGGCTGCGCAGTGAGCGCGGCGTCGATCTCGCCGAGTTCGATGCGGAAACCACGGACCTTGACCTGGAAGTCGTTGCGGCCCACGTACTCCACCGCGTCGCCCAGCCACCGGACCACGTCGCCGGTGCGGTACAGCCGGTCGCCCGGTGCGCCGAACGGGTCGGCGACGAAACGGCCGGCCGTGAGACCGGGACGGGCGTGATAGCCGCGGGACAGCTGGATTCCGCCCAGGTACAGCTCGCCGGTGACGCCTTCGGGCACCGGCCGCAGCCGGCTGTCCAGGACCAGCGACCGCATACCGCGGATCGGACCGCCGATGGTGACCGGTGCACCCGGCACCAGCGGTTCGCTGATATTGGACATGATCGTGGTCTCGGTCGGGCCGTAGCCGTTGTAGAGCGACCGGCCGGGCGTGGTCGCCCAGCGGGCGGCCAGCTCGGCGGGTACGGCTTCACCACCGGCCACGATGGCCCGCATACCGGACAGCGCGGCCGGGTCGAGGGAAGCGAGGACCGACGGGGTGATGAAGGCATGGGTCACCCCGGTTTCCCGGATCAGCTCCGCCAGTTCCGCGCCGCCGTACATCATCGGCGGCACCATCACCAGCGCACCCGCCGAACCCACGGCCAGCAACAGCTCCAGCATCGACGCGTCGAACGACGGCGACGCGAAGGCCAACGCCCGGGTGGACCTGTCCAGCTCGTAGCGCTCGACCTGCTCGGTGCTGAAGTTGTGCAGACCGGCATGGGTGACGGCCACGCCCTTGGGCAGACCCGTCGAACCGGAGGTGTAGATCATGTACGCCGTATTCGCCGCGCGTACCGGAGCAGGCCGGTCCGCGTCCGACACCGCGGCGGCCGGCAGTCCGGCGACCTCGGCGGCGAATTCGGTGTCGTCCAATGCGATCCAGC
This genomic window contains:
- a CDS encoding cytochrome P450, whose protein sequence is MKPQYIYRWVNNHGVVRLFEKALLRRGDLFARLNGSSEGIENPYALIEQMRGDGGLRRTLPVWTAFDHDLVREILRDNRFGTGMPTVLGVPRPLRRILDRRPLPPNPVDPPSMLVIDQPEHTRMRKPIAAAFTPRAVARLRDRIETVTDELLAALPDDGPTDLVARYAAQVPIAIISEMLGFPDSDREMFLRWGDDISPLLDIGISWRTHQQAMESSERVYRYLVEHVERLRAEPGDDILSSLVAAGDLSTYELCASATLLMAAGFETTVNLIGKGIVWLLRHPGQLDRLRAEPELWPNAVEEILRIDPPVQSTARTTRTTVEIGGTRLRKGSIVVLSLAGANRDSAVFTDPARFDITRDNAKNHLSFSSGIHVCLGAGLARMEAAHALRALFETFPDLRLTDPPTRRPLFTLHGYEHLPAHTGPRVRSHLTAG
- a CDS encoding NAD(P)-dependent oxidoreductase, whose product is MTSSTQTTVTVLGLGAMGRALAAAFVAAGHPTTVWNRSPGKDADLIARGATSVATAAEAVRASDLVVGCLFDHGSVHEVLDPVAGLLAGRPLVNLTSTEPAGARELATWAAANGIPFLDGGIMATPEMIGRPGSALLYSGSSDVFDTFRDVLESLGTAEYFGADAGRASLVDFALLSGMYVMFAGYYHGAAMVREIGMSAEEFGNRAASWLAALLPSLPAAGAQIDTGDYSQVLQPLTFTKAALDAIVSASRDAGVDLDIVGPVRDLVDRQIAAGYGAQSSERAFESLNPRPRIAS